One genomic window of Lepeophtheirus salmonis chromosome 5, UVic_Lsal_1.4, whole genome shotgun sequence includes the following:
- the LOC121117842 gene encoding uncharacterized protein encodes MYSSLLLQELTQQRLNETHCDVKLSIGSSSSFTPIKAHACILEAESTFFQNLFDELSDKDINLLETSLGNICKSEVLQNVLPGIINAIYTGHIPPLETKEEMMLFDAFGFKHLSSPNLGAFSLNQDHGEKSDVQTMDVSFCHKCHLLFTSKEEFFEHRSQSCLRKCTCRTCGKMFPKDQVLLKHLIDVRHDELICSICNFIAESQKDLEIHIKLHAMDPEKPYFCLQCDSRFPNKKTLNHHLPKHSIETPHVCNICTKGFKWKHSLASHMATHSSAKKFNCEDCGFSTSQASTFKLHSRIHSGKTHKCPVKSCPFQTVRKQNLVQHSLTHFKVKPYQCELCGKAFSLAKNMRRHRALHHDPTTPKYTCDLCSYSTVRSDKYMEHLRRNHPEEKDRLIAEKKKAKENIDMTSKMTSFNHIFEPINPPNKMVTDGSSDTFVESAEVVSSLTDNIDNVLLSTNL; translated from the exons atgtaTTCCTCGCTCTTGCTTCAGGAGCTAACTCAGCAGAGACTCAATGAGACGCATTGTGATGTCAAATTAAGTATTGGATCGTCGTCTTCTTTCACACCAATAAAGGCTCACGCCTGTATCTTGGAGGCTGAATccacatttttccaaaatttgtttGATGAACTCTCTGATAAGGATATAAATCTTCTGGAGACTAGTCTGGGTAACATTTGTAAATCGGAAGTCTTGCAAAATGTACTCCCAGGAATCATCAACGCCATTTATACAGGACATATCCCACCTCTCGAAACTAAAGAAGAAATGATGTTGTTCGATGCCTTTGGATTCAAACATTTAAGTTCTCCGAATTTAGGAGCATTCTCTCTTAATCAGGACCATGGAG AAAAGTCTGATGTACAAACGATGGACGTCTCATTCTGCCATAAATGTCATTTACTCTTTACATCAAAAGAAGAGTTCTTCGAACACCGTAGTCAGAGTTGTCTTCGAAAATGTACTTGTCGTACATGCGGCAAAATGTTTCCAAAGGACCAAGTACTTCTAAAGCATTTAATAGATGTCCGTCACGATGAACTAATTTGCTCCATTTGCAACTTCATTGCAGAATCGCAAAAAGATTTAGAAATTCACATCAAGCTCCATGCAATGGACCCCGAAAAGCCTTATTTTTGCTTACAATGCGACAGTCGCTTTCCTAACAAAAAAACTCTGAATCATCACCTTCCCAAACATTCCATTGAAACTCCACATGTctgtaatatatgtacaaagggATTCAAATGGAAGCATTCATTAGCCTCACATATGGCGACTCATTCTTCCGCCAAAAAGTTTAACTGTGAAGATTGCGGATTCTCAACTTCACAGGCTTCTACTTTTAAATTACATTCGAGAATACATTCTGGAAAAACTCATAAATGCCCCGTTAAAAGTTGTCCTTTTCAAACCGTGAGAAAGCAGAATTTAGTTCAACATTCTCTAACTCATTTCAAAGTGAAACCCTATCAATGTGAATTGTGTGGAAAAGCATTTagtcttgcaaaaaatatgagaaGACATAGAGCTCTGCATCATGACCCCACAACTCCAAAATATACATGTGATTTGTGCTCATATTCTACTGTTAGATCGGACAAATATATGGAGCATCTTAGAAGAAATCATCCTGAAGAAAAGGATAGACTAATTGCTGAAAAGAAAAAGGCAAAAGAAAACATTGACATGACATCGAAAATGACTTCTTTTAACCATATTTTTGAGCCTATTAATCCGCCCAATAAAATGGTTACAGATGGGAGTTCGGATACATTTGTGGAAAGTGCTGAAGTTGTTTCTTCACTTACAGATAATATAGACAATGTGCTTCTTTCAACTAATCTATAA
- the LOC121118451 gene encoding uncharacterized protein produces MSYNVEEQEITKLDDEEKSRLIRFYRKHDLLWRMDNQFYRNKEKRYQTKRELVDNFNGKFSIHTLEKCFHSLRTCQLREIKKIQHGVHIKRKWKFFDELSFLQENNGVGRNKVMLESFEKSLLIQFYKNNPLLWNPNHPNFTNDNVRNKLLRQFAIDLGDKMDTEELKMEWHSLYQIFKREKEKILKSRQCGSATVSNWSFFTEMDFLNKLNDELTIDSVTFTENILNYNNLTSHDYYSTNGSSNSKKRKTSQGLDDIQIKEESNRSISPDLVDVNHHFYENTNQSKFLEPFVTENAHIFGKMVSSNLLQYDPKYWSMLKKKIMEVFVDFEENNAGAFRQSMLGVDIPETNLYSPSEENYSDN; encoded by the coding sequence ATGTCCTATAATGTAGAAGAACAAGAGATAACAAAACTGGACGATGAAGAAAAAAGTAGGCTTATACGGTTTTATAGAAAACATGATCTCCTCTGGAGAATGGACAATCAATTTTAtaggaataaagaaaaaagataccAAACTAAACGAGAACtagttgataattttaatggtaaatTTTCCATACATACTCTTGAGAAATGTTTTCATTCGTTAAGGACTTGTCAGCtaagagaaattaaaaaaatacagcatggagttcatattaaaagaaaatggaaattctTTGATGAATTATCATTTCTTCAAGAGAACAATGGAGTAGGTCGAAACAAAGTTATGTTGGAGTCATTTGAAAAAtccttattaattcaattttataaaaataatcctcTACTATGGAATCCCAATCATCCTAATTTTACAAATGACAATGTACGGAACAAATTGTTAAGACAGTTTGCAATTGATTTAGGTGACAAAATGGATACAGAAGAACTCAAAATGGAGTGGCATTccttatatcaaatatttaaacgagaaaaggaaaaaatcttaaaatccCGACAATGTGGATCCGCTACTGTGAGTAATTGGAGTTTCTTCACcgaaatggattttttaaataaattaaatgatgaaTTAACCATTGATAGTGTTACATTTACGGAGAATATcctaaactataataatttaacttCCCACGATTATTATAGTACAAACGGTTCATCAAAtagtaagaaaagaaaaacatccCAAGGATTAGACGACATTCAAATCAAAGAGGAGTCAAATAGAAGCATTTCTCCTGATTTGGTTGACGTTAATCATCATTTCTACGAAAATACTAATCAATCGAAATTTTTAGAGCCTTTTGTGACAGAGAACGCacacatttttggaaaaatggtTTCCAGCAACCTCCTTCAGTATGATCCAAAATATTGGTcaatgttgaagaaaaaaattatggaagtATTTGTTGATTTTGAGGAAAACAACGCTGGTGCATTCAGACAGTCAATGCTTGGAGTTGATATTCCTGAGACTAATCTATACTCTCCTTCTGAGGAAAATTATTCCGATAATTGA